A region of the Thermococcus sp. Bubb.Bath genome:
TGGACAAAATCTTTGGTCCGGGCAACAAGTTCGTGAACGAGGCAAAGAGGCAGGTTTTCGGTGTTGTGGGAATTGACAGCTTGGCTGGACCGTCGGAGATAGCAGTTATAGCCGATGAGAGCGCGAACAAAGAATACGTCCTCTACGACTTACTCTCCCAGCTTGAGCACGGAAAGGACAGCAAGGCCTGGCTCCTGACGACTTCAAGAGAGCTGGCAGAGTACTGCAGCAGGGACGGAATCGAGGTCGTTCTCTGTAAGAGCCTTGAGGAATGCGCCGAAAAGGCTAACGAGATAGCTCCGGAGCACTTGGAAATAATCACCGAGAA
Encoded here:
- a CDS encoding histidinol dehydrogenase, with translation DKIFGPGNKFVNEAKRQVFGVVGIDSLAGPSEIAVIADESANKEYVLYDLLSQLEHGKDSKAWLLTTSRELAEYCSRDGIEVVLCKSLEECAEKANEIAPEHLEIITENPMGLVDLIDNAGAIYLGEYTPVPAADYFLGVNHVLPTGG